Below is a window of Bacteroidales bacterium DNA.
TTGCATAAAAATCAGTAACAACTGAACAGCCTTATAAAATTTGTAAAATTTATTCAATCAGCAATTCTTAAAAACCTTAAAATTTCATAATTTCATAAATGTAAAATCTATCTTCAAAAATTAATTTTATAAAATAAACCCCTGCTCTGTAACCGCCTGCATCATAAGCATATTCGAAACGGTCATTATCAATAACAAACTTTTTAATGTCAGCAATTTGTCCGAGAGAGTTAATTATTTGGATTTCAATATTTTTTGAATTATAATTTGTAAATTCCAGAAATAATTTATTTTCAACGGGATTTGGATAAATCTTAACGGAATTTTCATAAACCATAACAGAATCTTCATAAATAATAATTGTCGAAGTATAAGTTGATGATTCATCACAATAATTATTATTTGCAGTTAGCACTACTTCATATTCTCCTGAAGCAGAATAAATGTGTATCGGATTTTCAACAATATCAGAGGTATTATCATCAAAATCCCAATGATATGAATCTGCTGATAATGAAGTATTATTAAACGAAACAGTTGAATTTTCCTTATAATACTCGAATTCGGCTTTAAACGGAGTAATTCCGGCTATCACTTTCACCCTTTCTCCTTGACAAAAGAAATTGCCTTGTGCTGCATAAAAAGGTGTACTTGAATAAAGTGTATCAGTAACAAAAGTATTTCCGGAAGCAATGTAATAACCGCCGGATTCTGTATCAAACCAAAAAACAGAACCGTATGATGCTTGTGCAGATAGTGTAACTTGTCCGAAATTACAAACAGAATCGGAACTTACTTCCGGAAGTCCTACAACAGTCTCAAAATACACTGAATCTGAATAAGATGATTCACCATAATAATTATAAGCATGTAATGTTATGTTGTAGTTGCCTGCTTCTGTATATATGTGTTCAGGATTTTCAATTCTTGAATATTTCCCGTCGCCAAAATCCCATAAAATACTGTCGCGGTTAATTGATGAATTATTTATAAAATTTACGGTTCCGGGACAATATGCACTCATTTCGTATTCAAAATCAGCTTTTGGAGCAATACTATTGTTATCTCCCGGAGAACCTAATATATAACGGCTTGCTCGCCAGTTTTCCGGTAAATCGTTATTAAGGTTTTCTTCAATAAGTTCCAAAGTAAATCCGTTACCGCCAGGTTCTACAGGCCAAGGGTATTCATCGTCATATTCAACCATATCAACAATATTCATTTTATCATCAAACAAACGAAGAAGTTCTCCGACATTGCTTAAGCCAAAATTAAAACTGTATATAAAATTGTCAACATTAGAATGTATTGACCGGAATAAATTTTTATCCTGCGAAAGAACCAAATACTTTCCGGCTTTAATAATAACTCCATATTGAATGGTGAAACAGTTATCGTTATTACTGTCAAAAAATGCCCACCCTGATATATTAATATCATTATCGCTTTTATTATAAATTTCTATCCAATCTCCGGAGTCATAAGAATCTGAAGAATTATAATTAATTTCGTTGATAATAATATAATTTTCCGGTGGGTTTGTATAGTTATACAATGCCCCAATATCAGCAGTAGTTCCGTTGGGGTCAAACGGGCTGTTAGGGTCACCCGCATCAATACAAGGCGATGTTGCCTGCAATTCAAAATTATTTACCGGTGCATTCACAAATTGCGGATTGCATAACAAATTGTTTTCTCCTTCTAATATCTGTGTATCTGATACAGAATATGAAATATTAATTGTTGAATATTCATCTATAAAATACGGACTTATTGTTGATTGAGAAAAAATACAATTCACAACATCTGCACTGCTGCCTCCGTTTTCGAATTCTTTTTCAAAGCATGCTATTGAATACATGTTTCCGTAAAAAGTATTTCTGTCAAAATAAGCATAAGAATTAAAATCTTTAATGCCAACACCCTGTCCACAATTAGCAATAACATTATTTTTAATAAATGCAGTTGAAGCCTGTCCAATTGAAATTCCTTTATCAAAGCAATTGAAAATAACATTATCCTCAATTAAAACATCTGTAGCATTTTCACCGAGATCAATGCCGTCGCTGTTTTCTCCGGTGAAATTATATATTTTATTAGCTCTTATTGCACAATTAGAAATATTATCAAAATCAATTGCATCAGCGTCAATTGCATTGCTGCCCTGTAAAATACAATTTTCGACAAGTGCTGAATCAGCATATTTAATATTTATTAAATCGCCCGCAATTTCGGAAATAATTTGGCTGTTTTTTATGATAATTTCTCCGTATTCCGAATAAAAAGCTTGTATAATCCCTGAAGAAATATCTATTCCGTCAAGGGTAATATCGGAATTGTAGGAATTTATATTTGCAAAATATTTAATATAATCTTCTGCTTTTGAGGCTTTAATTATGTTTAAATTGTTTATTACAGATTCGCCGGTTGTGTTTTCAAAACAAATTGCTCCCCACTTATCAGCTCCTGTATTGTAATTTGGTAAAATTTCAGCGGGGTTATCGGTCGTACCGTTAATTTGCAGTTGTCCGTAAACATAAATACTTGCATCTGTTTGCATTCTTATTTCAACACCCTCTTCAACAGTTAATGTTGCATTTGGTTTTATAACAATATCTTTTACGGTTGAGTAGGGCGAATTATTTTGAGTAAGAGTATAATCTGTAAAAATAGTATCGGGAACAATACTAATATTATTTGTGCAAAATTCTACCGAAATCTCCCCATTTTCGGTAGGTGTCAGCATTATTTCGGTTGTATCTGCATTTACTAATCCTGTCCAAGCCGTAAATTCATATCCGACATCAGGAACTGCTTTTATTTTCACAGGAATTTCATTAAAATAACTACCTGTAAAAGTTTCGTTTGAAATAAAAACATCTTCAATAAAAACCTTACCGTTTCCGGTTATGTTAACTGTTAAATCCGACATCCCGTTGAGTTCAAAATATTCGTTTATATGATTTCTTTGAAAGTTTGTTCTTTCTTCGGCAAATGTTAACATTGTATCAACATTTGCTTCCCATTCTTCATAAGTTTGCAAAGGTGTTAAACCATAAAGCATTTCCTCATCTTTCCACTTATTGATATGTCTCGGCATTTCATTCTTAATATTTGACTTTAAACTGTCTATATGATTATACATACTTTCGGAGCTGAAAACTGTGTTTAAACGGACTGCAAATTTTTGAATAAACATTCTTTTATACTCTTCATTTTCAAGTAACTTTCTTAAAAAGAGAGTGCTTGGATGGTCAATTTCTATTGCATTGCTAAGCAAATTATAATTATTTATATTCGGAAAGTAGGTGCTCGGAAGACCAAGTCCGTAATCTAAGTCAGTCATAACCCATCTCCATTTTTCAAAATATTGTCTTTTCCTCCAAAATCTGATATTATAATTAATCCAGTTTAAATTATTATAATAAATCTCTGTTGTCTGATAATCAGTATATTCATTAATATCAATAAATTCTTTGGCTTTTTCAAAGTTTTCAAGTACAGCAAGATCTTTTGTTAAGAAGAAATCATACATACGATGATATTCTAAACTATCACCTTCAAGAATTCCGGGCTCGTCAACCCATTCATATTTTAAATAGTCGATTTCTTCTTCAAATACT
It encodes the following:
- a CDS encoding lamin tail domain-containing protein, encoding MKTLYSFIIISLSFFLFITAKAQLYINEFMASNVTIYADIVDYDDYSDWIEIYNDSDAAIDISGYYLTDDLEDFNKWQIPSGAIIEGKAYLIFWADGYDDYPHEKKSSVFPKQDINNIPISFYNRDILKRKIINRNKKISQKSISFYHTNFKLSKNGEQIGLYNPLGQVIDTISFSHQYQDISYGRENDGSEDWCFYGEPTPQSSNITQGVQTVIYAEEPIFNLQGGFYSGEQSIEITSSFGTEIRFTTDGSRPASTSELYTSTITFDTTTVIRSSVFEFDKIQSKIITQTYFVDEETNNLPVISFTAFPETLFDEEKGIYINEIKDREIPISFEYFSAQHERKLQINLGARLSGDASYIFPNKPFTIYAKGKYGADFIEYPFFTDRKIHKFKSIYLRNSGYYDNIITMFRDAAGHSLAVNNVNIDCQAYQPAVMFLNGQYWGIYNIREKLNSDYFEHHYQVFEEEIDYLKYEWVDEPGILEGDSLEYHRMYDFFLTKDLAVLENFEKAKEFIDINEYTDYQTTEIYYNNLNWINYNIRFWRKRQYFEKWRWVMTDLDYGLGLPSTYFPNINNYNLLSNAIEIDHPSTLFLRKLLENEEYKRMFIQKFAVRLNTVFSSESMYNHIDSLKSNIKNEMPRHINKWKDEEMLYGLTPLQTYEEWEANVDTMLTFAEERTNFQRNHINEYFELNGMSDLTVNITGNGKVFIEDVFISNETFTGSYFNEIPVKIKAVPDVGYEFTAWTGLVNADTTEIMLTPTENGEISVEFCTNNISIVPDTIFTDYTLTQNNSPYSTVKDIVIKPNATLTVEEGVEIRMQTDASIYVYGQLQINGTTDNPAEILPNYNTGADKWGAICFENTTGESVINNLNIIKASKAEDYIKYFANINSYNSDITLDGIDISSGIIQAFYSEYGEIIIKNSQIISEIAGDLINIKYADSALVENCILQGSNAIDADAIDFDNISNCAIRANKIYNFTGENSDGIDLGENATDVLIEDNVIFNCFDKGISIGQASTAFIKNNVIANCGQGVGIKDFNSYAYFDRNTFYGNMYSIACFEKEFENGGSSADVVNCIFSQSTISPYFIDEYSTINISYSVSDTQILEGENNLLCNPQFVNAPVNNFELQATSPCIDAGDPNSPFDPNGTTADIGALYNYTNPPENYIIINEINYNSSDSYDSGDWIEIYNKSDNDINISGWAFFDSNNDNCFTIQYGVIIKAGKYLVLSQDKNLFRSIHSNVDNFIYSFNFGLSNVGELLRLFDDKMNIVDMVEYDDEYPWPVEPGGNGFTLELIEENLNNDLPENWRASRYILGSPGDNNSIAPKADFEYEMSAYCPGTVNFINNSSINRDSILWDFGDGKYSRIENPEHIYTEAGNYNITLHAYNYYGESSYSDSVYFETVVGLPEVSSDSVCNFGQVTLSAQASYGSVFWFDTESGGYYIASGNTFVTDTLYSSTPFYAAQGNFFCQGERVKVIAGITPFKAEFEYYKENSTVSFNNTSLSADSYHWDFDDNTSDIVENPIHIYSASGEYEVVLTANNNYCDESSTYTSTIIIYEDSVMVYENSVKIYPNPVENKLFLEFTNYNSKNIEIQIINSLGQIADIKKFVIDNDRFEYAYDAGGYRAGVYFIKLIFEDRFYIYEIMKF